Proteins encoded together in one Astatotilapia calliptera chromosome 7, fAstCal1.2, whole genome shotgun sequence window:
- the ankrd26 gene encoding ankyrin repeat domain-containing protein 26 isoform X4 → MKKIFSFTKKKKHPLDTPDSASRLSVGYELKDKDLGKVHKAALAGDLAKLKQLAKKNDVNQLDKENRTALHIACASGHVEVVHFLVESKAKLNLCDNQNRSALMKAVQGQHDNCVSILLENHADPNLMDINGNTALHLAANIPSVPTAVLLLQHGAQINSQNKEGFTPLIVAVRENHIEMAQFLLKETADVNSVDQDQRSPLMIAAGNGEVCMVKLLLQFDADTTLKDTKGCSADNYAGINGHHSCSHLIIEHDTQRSDRASLSHQDLSKKKKKMLSAPSQDLEAGFSLGGPATDRDDFEDNSQSESLSRVSKRAADDWPSSDDDDESVLIEKKPLKVDLSKMIASKKGEAGCAAEQGKRKHSEQPLGTKSRPLSQERSSDADDSEEDDGEEEGEEDDEEDEEEESNEEEEDDEESDEGEEEEDEEEEEIEEEEEEGSEEEDQEDDSNCVASTTEFKAPQITHDAGITAKSETFLGVVRESADTSEKNTKTKTLSTNFMHPAGTSSFVTPATLHIVEDCVVSAIRVESKFSDEDDSLGKKYLSSSDQNVISGQDSTRHCPETHSPGEDMKECERDTGKDDEDSWGNKQNRGDMDWNDSDNEEDKHFLANQTNLLPEVGIKNTDSTSDGKDDCGSHNKVSTGVKLRSSWGSSLEDSDIDIPEVSNEVFDQKSTVQAPEASLLHLKNTLLQSNEEHPDSQWDSSSPVASPKCFTLKEVIDNHKSLSGLGPKTSSQSRNQAAVDESEWDSSENKDQNDFGTNCNCEVVSPVSKANETGEMQLESKEEEVRESIEKESDDPSPVLSSALDDENQLLGNDEVEEDESCWDDEDESNGSEKQEKIVMNNSDVLHSEDILKIPDSTKQCSPKLKSTATVHKKVAEDAKRDNQHDEDGELVPQSVIGENDMLAENVELEEEKLEVVKKYSVHKDDETSEDSDSKIQKLQYDFVNATVKMCTVGDDSDKTVDGGLCEGIDADDEHEARLTAYVPFENQTRVLSEEINEKPIKEKTFSCPPIKHQTTACRHSDSDVNTFSDEVLPQTDIDDVDVDSPDEAENIYMICSGIQKEDSTEDEEEDEGDNDKEREQEEEEKGDESAENDQLEESGESCDANSPAPEAEVSKEKKRDFLSELGLEGGEDDQSSWSSESHSENLNVDEQKRGLNSQNEGEKEEIKMNLLYVPSFVRGDRGNKMAVLEPRRSVGRPRVSQGGVASSSNDNLEGEPADQYNKVQKETERAKWVPPNVLRKPEGDVSRKTDLMEELDLGDVDDLEAQKADASDWDSASTASMGAQCGHGVASPVVEKIPECSSSSDKDQDKDDVATAALTHQKGISPDERLPRTPSQAVPKPQPRTRKMVPQKLESEEESDWETENITSRETAENDNPLQNMAEPQTTVKPRSADPSLMEKDSEIITEFEEQQQKEKDDAVDRSELDLNKSDNRKKDNEFRDQCSAGESGGVPWEKRYEKLWVEVEKREVKSTFKSVAGELKEKFGELFKSRHDIREEQATAGSTSAEEDSSDEEDGEVIERPTARARSTPLITIAEQRESGPEDSAAESNVNSLCEDRMKEQPACDGTVTSRADLRQTEENTASSEDDLNEFGISQPPFRRSAPVPGVSGEELEEDVEKFKLEIGEGRTEIEVEVQKSSTSQVTSGIALEETGMGKPETSLGCMSNQAEALDQEQQPEAAMSTNRAPVQLHLPVQLTCISNKQEKQAVVETLQSELVRGARGSRAPQTNTHINGDPLCVFDDGTLSEVSDDEGSLAASGPKNDKDREELGMAEDFDELTQSSDTATDDADSPATGYSHASLLIKKLDSATLDSTCVVKLQNIFHEYERSIKKGKDRHKYLTDKVVLLETERRDLKSSLEGIKDAKSAMERVQLELQTEVTNLKFQLKQEQENHRHTTMKYSTAADKMRRMDEEHQKEIQEMQKVHMNLELEIKRLVNNMKQLEQAHNETQRLLAQERSARTLQENLLSSHLRKNQEIEEENKRNMIKSSEVLSQLTEASDRERELLQQTASLQEQLTLLRTDFERLQTQSSLNESHLIEAREILKEELEEVRRESQLNNETMAQVVFNCKNQVTTLKSEMAITTSRLENERQIREKLEEEVELSRARLAAAVKDAELCLASKSETEKALLREKEELQRLKDRFTGESASQREEVSSLSQKLAKAESQSNSMENEVHRTTMQLTEKGVLLEVLQREKDQAVARVKELEKALQTHREEVSCNKARQEATQERLVQTQSEAMLLRQQLEEAQNKGAAKERAVTDAQERFSDILSKLRSDCEERVQLLEDRNKELASKAVDLHDQVYKLEEDKNERETSLRQLQQELADSLKKLSMSEASLEVNTRYRNDLEEEKTRLLKDLDRLKGKLEESEDEYVQAERRINSLKSSLEEREKELSTAAQKLQEALSTSAASDTTIKQLEDAVQRLEIENARLEAAAKQQSNKIDALQKGAQEAAALSGCSPGGGVRSHLEDMVTNLQSSKMTLEDQLNREVQKQSLLSHTAQDSRALWEEELKGRSKLGVRLAELEKEKGELNSQMEIEKKKAKKIAEQKKAVDTRLDQEIKRNTELQKEMYRLRTLLKTAKKRVRDQDAGGAEFGSPMSSMRMDLGRHTEGHLGRMKDRVDDLQVQLEKEASLRRQLEKVNEELKDQVSSLKSMSHSNDLLERSKRQLEEEVLDLRRRMETAQVEQSHVEQYRRDAEERARQEVQQKLEQVNLFLQSQAASQEALDQIKAANEASLRSQLEQRIRELEGELGRARTSQQESVNQRESTRTELERFRQLYTEELHLRKSLAAKLERANSRLAEANSKLLNERSRSLITNGSLGAPSLDFSSLASPANYGASLGPLNRNLGLGFSLLNPVAEGQNSRVEDYLAKMQSELDRSITKELNNATAELDVASARMSPVGSPRRELDPVSRATQQYLEVLKKNSMI, encoded by the exons ATGAAGAAGATATTCAGCttcactaaaaagaaaaaacacccgtTAGACACTCCAGACAGTGCAAGCAGGCTTTCTGTTGGCTATGAACTGAAAGACAAGGACCTAGGGAAGGTTCACAAGGCTGCCTTAGCGGGTGATTTGGCAAAGCTGAAGCAGTTGGCTAAGAAGAATGATGTCAATCAACTTGACAAGGAGAACAG AACCGCACTGCATATTGCCTGTGCTAGTGGTCATGTCGAGGTGGTACACTTCCTCGTTGAGAGCAAAGCCAAGCTTAACCTATGTGACAATCAAAATAGATCTGCCTTAATGAAG GCAGTTCAGGGCCAGCATGACAACTGTGTGAGCATACTGCTGGAAAATCATGCTGACCCTAATCTGATGGACATCAATGGCAATACGGCACTACATTTAGCGGCAAACATCCCATCCGTCCCCACTGCTGTCCTGCTGCTGCAACATGGGGCTCAAATCAATTCCCAGAACAAG GAGGGTTTCACACCTTTGATAGTAGCAGTGCGAGAGAACCATATTGAGATGGCTCAGTTTCTCCTCAAGGAGACTGCTGATGTGAATTCTGTGGATCAAGATCAAAG GTCCCCATTAATGATAGCTGCTGGAAATGGCGAAGTCTGTATGGTAAAGCTGCTCCTGCAGTTTGATGCAGATACCACACTAAAGGATACCAAAGGATGTTCAGCTGATAACTATGCAGGAATAAATGGGCATCACTC TTGTTCCCACCTGATCATAGAGCATGATACCCAGCGTTCGGACAGGGCCTCCCTATCACATCAAGATCtgagcaagaagaagaaaaaaatgctgagTGCTCCTTCCCAAGATCTTGAAGCAGGCTTCTCTTTGGGAGGACCAGCCACTGACAGAGATG ATTTTGAAGATAATTCTCAGTCAGAGTCACTAAGTCG TGTTTCAAAAAGGGCTGCAGATGATTGGCCAtcatcagatgatgatgatgaatctGTTTTAATTGAAAAG AAACCTCTGAAAGTTGACCTCAGCAAAATGATTGCATCTAAAAAGGGAGAAG CTGGCTGTGCAGCTGAAcaggggaaaagaaaacactctgaACAACCTCTGGGTACTAAATCAAGACCATTGTCTCAAGAAAGAAGTTCAGATGCAGATGACTCTGAAGAGGACGATGGCGAagaagagggagaggaagacgatgaagaggatgaagaagaggagtctaatgaagaggaagaagatgatgaagaaagTGATGaaggggaagaggaggaggacgaggaagaagaagaaatagaagaagaagaagaagaaggctctgaagaggaggaTCAGGAGGATGATAGCAACTGCGTGGCTAGCACTACAGAATTTAAAGCCCCTCAGATCACACATGATGCTGGCATCACTGCAAAGAGTGAAACATTTCTAGGAGTTGTACGTGAAAGTGCAGATACCTCAGagaaaaataccaaaacaaagactttaagCACCAACTTCATGCACCCCGCTGGGACATCGAGCTTTGTTACTCCAGCCACATTACATATAGTGGAGGATTGCGTTGTGTCAGCCATAAGAGTAGAATCTAAGTTTTCAGATGAAGATGACAGCCTGGGAAAGAAATATTTGAGTTCATCGGATCAAAACGTAATTTCAGGCCAGGATTCAACACGACATTGTCCAGAAACTCATTCACCAGGCGAGGATATGAAGGAATGTGAGAGAGACACAGGAAAGGATGATGAAGACTCATGGGGCAATAAACAGAATCGTGGTGATATGGACTGGAATGACAGTGATAATGAAGAGGACAAACATTTTCTTGCTAATCAAACAAATCTATTACCTGAAGTTGgcataaaaaacacagacagtacTTCTGATGGTAAAGATGATTGTGGATCGCACAACAAAGTTTCCACAGGAGTGAAACTCAGGTCCTCATGGGGATCTTCATTAGAGGACAGTGATATTGACATACCTGAGGTAAGCAATGAGGTTTTTGATCAGAAAAGCACTGTTCAAGCACCAGAAGCATCattattgcatttaaaaaacacattgctCCAGTCAAATGAAGAACATCCAGATAGCCAATGGGATTCTTCATCACCAGTTGCATCTCCAAAATGTTTTACACTTAAGGAGGTTATAGACAACCACAAGTCACTGTCTGGTCtaggtccaaaaacctcttctCAGTCCAGAAACCAAGCAGCTGTAGATGAATCAGAGTGGGATTCCTCTGAAAATAAAGACCAAAATGATTTTGGCACTAACTGTAATTGTGAAGTGGTGTCCCCAGTTTCCAAAGCAAATGAGACTGGAGAGATGCAATTAGAGTCTAaggaagaagaggtcagagaaAGTATTGAGAAAGAGTCAGATGACCCCTCACCAGTACTTTCATCGGCACTGGATGATGAAAACCAACTTTTGGGGAATGATGAAGTTGAAGAAGATGAAAGCTGTtgggatgatgaagatgaaagcaATGGCTCAGAAAAGCAAGAGAAAATTGTGATGAATAACAGTGATGTTTTACACAGTGAGGATATCCTGAAGATACCCGACTCAACCAAGCAGTGTTCTCCAAAGTTGAAGTCCACAGCTACAGTACACAAGAAGGTGGCAGAAGACGCTAAAAGGGATAATCAGCATGATGAAGATGGTGAATTGGTTCCTCAGTCTGTTATCGGTGAAAATGATATGCTTGCAGAAAATGTTGAACTGGAAGAAGAAAAGCTGGAGGTTGTTAAGAAATACAGTGTCCACAAAGACGATGAGACGAGTGAAGACTCTGACAGCAAGATCCAGAAGCTGCAGTACGATTTTGTCAATGCTACAGTTAAAATGTGTACAGTAGGAGACGATTCTGATAAAACTGTTGATGGAGGCCTTTGTGAAGGTATCGATGCAGATGATGAGCATGAAGCTAGATTAACTGCATACGTTCCATTTGAAAACCAAACTAGAGTGTTGTCAGAGGAGATTAATGAAAAACCAATAAAGGAAAAGACATTTTCATGCCCACCCATCAAACATCAAACCACAGCTTGTCGGCACAGTGATTCAGATGTGAACACATTTTCAGATGAAGTACTACCTCAGACTGACATTGATGACGTTGATGTAGACTCACCTGATGAGGCAGAAAACATATATATGATATGCTCTGGAATTCAG AAGGAAGATTCCACtgaggatgaggaagaggatgagggTGATAATGACAAAGAGAGGgaacaagaggaggaggagaaaggagaCGAATCAGCTGAGAATGATCAGCTTGAAGAAAGTGGAGAGTCTTGTGACGCCAATTCGCCTGCTCCTGAGGCCGAAGTTTctaaagagaagaagaggg ATTTCCTGTCTGAGCTGGGTCTAGAGGGGGGTGAGGATGACCAGAGTTCATGGAGCTCTGAG TCCCACTCAGAAAACCTGAATGTTGACGAGCAGAAACGAGGATTAAATAGTCAGaatgaaggagagaaagaagagattAAAATGA ACTTGTTATATGTTCCCTCATTTGTAAGAGGGGATAGAGGCAATAAGATGGCAGTGCTAGAGCCTCGGAGGAGTGTAGGCAGGCCAAGAGTCAGCCAGGGAGGGG TTGCCAGCAGCAGTAATGACAATCTTGAAGGTGAACCTGCCGATCAGTACAATAAAGTACAGAAAGAG ACCGAGAGGGCAAAGTGGGTACCACCTAATGTTTTGAGGAAGCCTGAAGGCGATGTCAGCCGAAAGACAG ATTTAATGGAAGAGCTTGATCTGGGTGATGTTGATGATCTGGAAG CTCAAAAAGCAG ATGCATCGGACTGGGATTCAGCCAGTACTGCCAGTATGGGAGCCCAGTGTGGTCACGGGGTTGCGTCCCCTGTAGTTGAGAAAATTCCAGAGTGCTCCAGTTCATCTGATAAGGACCAGGACAAAGATGATGTTGCCACAGCAGCACTGACGCATCAGAAGGGCATCAGCCCAGACGAGAGACTGCCCAGAACACCCTCTCAAGCTGTTCCTAAGCCCCAACCTCGTACGCGGAAGATGGTCCCTCAGAAACTAGAGAGTGAAGAAG AATCTGATTGGGAAACCGAAAACATAACATCTCGcgaaacagctgaaaatgaCAATCCACTACAAAATATGGCTGAGCCTCAAACAACGGTTAAACCAA GGTCTGCTGACCCCTCACTGATGGAGAAAGACAGTGAAATCATCACAGAATTTGAAGAGCAGCAACAAAAG GAGAAAGATGATGCAGTAGATAGAAGTGAGTTAGATCTAAATAAATCTGACAATAGAAAAAAGGATAACGAGTTTAGAGATCAGTGCAGTGCTGGAGAAAGCGGTGGCGTGCCATGGGAAAAACGTTATGAGAAGCTCTGGGTAGAGGtggagaaaagagaggtaaagTCCACCTTCAAGAGTGTCGCTggtgaattaaaagaaaagtttggAGAACTGTTTAAATCAAGACATGACATCAGAGAAGAACAGGCCACAGCTGGCTCCACCTCTGCAGAAGAAGATTCAAGTGATGAAGAAGATGGGGAAGTCATTGAGCGTCCTACTGCGAGAGCAAGAAGCACTCCCCTTATCACCATAGCTGAGCAGAGAGAGTCTGGACCAGAGGACTCTGCAGCTGAATCGAATGTAAACTCCTTATGCGAGGACAGGATGAAGGAGCAACCAGCTTGTGATGGGACCGTCACAAGCCGTGCTGATTTACGTCAAACTGAGGAGAATACTGCAAGTTCAGAAGACGATCTCAACGAATTTGGTATAAGTCAGCCTCCCTTCAGACGTTCAGCACCTGTTCCCGGTGTTTCTGGTGAAGAGTtggaagaggacgtggaaaaGTTTAAACTTGAG ATTGGAGAAGGGAGAACAGAAATTGAGGTTGAGGTACAAAAATCAAGTACTTCCCAGGTTACTAGTGGAATAGCATTGGAGGAAACTGGTATGGGGAAACCTGAGACCAGCTTAGGATGCATGTCAAATCAAGCTGAAGCACTTGACCAGGAGCAGCAGCCCGAGGCCGCCATGAG CACCAACAGGGCTCCAGTGCAATTGCATCTCCCAGTCCAGCTAACCTGCATTAGCAACAAACAAGAGAAGCAAGCTGTAGTGGAGACTTTACAGTCAGAGTTGGTCCGAGGGGCCCGGGGCAGCAGAGCCCCTCAGACCAACACACATATTAATGGAGatcctctctgtgtgtttgacgATGGCACTTTAAGTGAAGTGTCGGATGATGAAGGAAG TTTGGCAGCCAGTGGACCAAAGAACGATAAG GACCGTGAAGAGTTGGGAATGGCAGAAGATTTTGATGAACTCACTCAGTCCTCAGACACAGCCACAGATGATGCTGATTCACCCGCTACAGGCTACAGTCACGCCTCCCTCCTCATTAAGAAACTGGACTCAGCAACTTTGG ACTCAACATGTGTAGTGAAGCTGCAGAACATTTTCCATGAATATGAGCGCTCCATCAAGAAGGGAAAGGATCGGCATAAGTACTTGACTGATAAAGTGGTCCTGCTGGAAACTGAGAGACGAGACTTGAAGAGCTCTTTGGAGGGCATTAAAGATGCCAAGTCTGCCATGGAGCGGGTGCAGTTGGAATTACAGACTGAAGTTACAAATCTCAA ATTTCAGCTGAAACAAGAACAGGAGAATCACCGCCACACCACCATGAAGTACAGTACTGCTGCCGATAAGATGAGGAGGATGGATGAGGAACATCAGAAAGAAATTCAGGAAATGCAGAAGGTGCACATGAACCTTGAGCTAGAGATTAAAAGACTCGTTAACAACATGAAACAG CTTGAACAGGCCCACAATGAGACGCAGAGACTGCTGGCTCAGGAGCGCAGTGCACGCACCCTTCAGGAGAATCTTCTGAGCAGCCATCTGAGGAAGAACCAAGAGATagaggaggaaaacaaaagaaacatgatCAAAAGCAGTGAA GTCTTATCTCAGCTCACTGAAGCCAGTGACAGGGAGCGAGAGTTACTGCAGCAGACCGCTTCCTTACAGGAGCAGCTCACCCTCCTGAGGACAGACTTTGAGCGTTTGCAGACTCAAAGCAGTCTGAACGAGAGCCATCTTATAGAGGCGAGGGAGATACTGAAAGAAGAGCTTGAAGAGGTACGACGGGAATCCCAGCTTAACAATGAAACCATGGCCCAAGTTGTGTTCAACTGCAAAAACCAGGTTACAACCCTTAAATCTGAAATGGCAATAACAACGTCCCGTCTGGAAAACGAACGTCAGATTCGCGAAAAACTGGAGGAGGAGGTTGAATTGAGTCGTGCTCGTCTGGCTGCAGCTGTAAAGGATGCCGAGCTTTGTCTCGCATCTAAGTCAGAAACTGAGAAGGCTCTGCTCCGGGAGAAAGAGGAACTTCAGCGTCTCAAAGACAGATTCACTG GTGAATCAGCCAGTCAGCGTGAGGAAGTCAGTAGCCTGTCCCAGAAGTTGGCCAAGGCAGAGTCCCAATCAAACAGCATGGAAAATGAAGTTCATCGTACCACCATGCAGCTGACGGAGAAGGGCGTACTGCTGGAAGTGCTACAGCGGGAAAAGGACCAGGCAGTCGCTCGTGTCAAGGAGCTAGAAAAGGCTCTGCAGACtcacagggaggaggtcagctgTAACAAAGCACGTCAAGAGGCTACACAAGAGCGGCTAGTTCAAACGCAGAGCGAAGCCATGTTACTAAGACAACAGCTAGAAGAGGCCCAAAACAAAGGTGCTGCAAAGGAGCGTGCTGTGACAGATGCCCAAGAGCGCTTCAGTGACATTTTGTCCAAGCTGCGCTCTGACTGTGAAGAGAGGGTACAGTTACTGGAGGACAGAAATAAGGAGCTCGCCAGTAAGGCGGTGGATCTCCACGATCAGGTCTACAAGTTGGAGGAAGACAAGAATGAAAGAGAG ACTAGTCTGAGGCAGCTGCAGCAGGAACTCGCCGACTCACTCAAAAAGTTGTCAATGAGCGAAGCCTCTCTGGAGGTCAACACGCGCTATCGCAATGACCTGGAGGAAGAGAAGACTCGGCTGCTCAAAGACCTGGACAGACTCAAAGGAAAG CTGGAGGAAAGTGAGGATGAGTATGTACAGGCAGAGAGACGTATTAACAGCCTGAAGAGCAGTTTGGAAGAAAGGGAAAAGGAACTCTCAACTGCTGCTCAGAAACTCCAGGAGGCGCTGTCTACCTCAGCTGCTTCTGACACCACGATCAAACAGCTGGAGGATGCTGTGCAGAG GCTGGAGATTGAGAATGCCAGACTAGAAGCTGCTGCGAAGCAACAGTCCAACAAAATTGATGCACTGCAGAAAGGAGCTCAGGAAGCTGCCGCG CTATCTGGCTGCTCACCTGGAGGAGGG gTTCGAAGTCACTTGGAGGACATGGTTACGAACCTCCAAAGCAGTAAGATGACCTTGGAAGACCAACTGAATAGAGAG gTCCAGAAGCAGAGCTTGCTCTCTCACACAGCCCAGGACTCTCGGGCCTTGTGGGAGGAGGAGCTAAAGGGCCGCTCTAAGTTGGGAGTTCGATTGGCAGAacttgaaaaggaaaaaggagaacTGAACAGCCAG aTGGAGATCGAAAAGAAGAAAGCCAAGAAAATAGCAGAGCAGAAGAAAGCTGTTGATACTCGTCTGGATCaggagataaaaagaaacacggaGCTTCAAAAAGAAATGTACAG GCTGCGAACCTTATTGAAGACTGCAAAAAAGAGAGTGCGCGATCAAGACGCTGGTGGTGCTGAGTTTGGCTCTCCTATGAGCAGCATGCGGATGGATCTGGGCAGACACACTGAGGGGCACTTGGGGCGAATGAAAGACAGG GTGGACGATTTGCAGGTGCAGTTGGAGAAGGAAGCATCTCTTCGCAGACAGCTAGAGAAGGTGAACGAGGAGCTCAAGGATCAGGTGTCTTCCTTGAAGAGCATGAGCCACAGTAATGATTTGCTTGAGAGGAGTAAGAGGCAGTTGGAGGAAGAGGTACTGGACCTAAGACGCCGAATGGAGACTGCTCAGGTTGAGCAGAGCCACGTGGAGCAGTACCGGCGCGATGCAGAGGAAAGGGCTCGGCAAGAAGTACAACAGAAGCTGGAGCAGGTTAACCTGTTCCTCCAG tCCCAGGCTGCATCACAGGAAGCTCTCGACCAGATTAAAGCTGCCAATGAAGCTAGCCTGCGCTCTCAGCTGGAGCAGCGAATCCGGGAGCTGGAGGGGGAATTGGGCCGGGCCCGCACTTCCCAGCAGGAGAGCGTTAACCAACGCGAGTCCACACGCACAGAGCTTGAGAGATTCCGCCAACTATATACAGAAGAACTGCACCTACGCAAGTCTCTGGCTGCTAAATTAGAGAG GGCCAACAGTCGGCTTGCAGAAGCCAATTCCAAGTTGCTCAATGAGCGCAGCAGGTCACTGATCACAAATGGCAGCCTTGGAGCGCCATCGCTTGACTTTAGCTCTTTGGCTTCACCAGCCAACTATGGAGCCTCACTTGGGCCCCTCAACAGGAATCTTGGTCTGGGATTCTCTCTCCTCAACCCTGTGGCTGAGGGACAGAACAGCAGGGTGGAGGACTACTTAGCCAAG